The segment TcaaagtcatttcaaagacataattctccaactgtgtaacaaatatcgttctcccaaaaaaagaagaaataaacatgacgaaacatgactcggctaaaatgcttttgctgatttttatttacatttttacagtttgtgCATCAAATTTCTGTCCACTGATTTTGACCGATATCGATTCATATCTCTATAGTTTACCAttaaacatgttattgtttAATAGATGAtgaagacacattttgatttgaaataaatatcaaatcagaTTGATCATTTCACAAGACATGTATTATTGTACAATAATGACATCAACTTTTCTATGGCATCATTGTAAAACATACTTCATGTAAAATGAAGTACAATAAAAATGCAGAATACAGcaataaaatcaacaataagCTGAATAGAATATGATAAAAGATGTATCTTAATATAGTCTAAGAAGTAATACAATACTGGATATACTATTGATTATGACTGATATATGACTTTGTACTGTAATTGTTAATATTTTGGGTTTGCAAATCAAATGAGTTTAGAATGAACTACAATAATTAGCTGGTCATGGTCTCTGTAAAGTTAATCAGTAGTGACATAATAATTTCCTGTTGTCATGTATAAAGAAATCCCATGGGACGTCCGGTAAATGTactgtacagacacacactcattgtTTTCCGTCCGTATCCCCACCACAATACCAGGGGATGAGTTGTGTGACATGTTCTTTCATTAAACCTCGTTTCTAACGTATTCCACTGGGGAATCTGATTCTGTGGAGCACGTGAGGACTCACATTTGTGAGTGAAATATCACTTTCAGTTGTGCAACATGATGAGCTCATCCTCAACCGTGCCAGGTGATAATGACCCCACATTCATTTTTAGAAGGGTCACACAAGCACAGCCTGTCCAAACAAGAAATCTGATGCTTGGACTGTACAGTATGCAATACACTCTGACCGTAGAGAAAGAAGTTTATCGCATACTGTAggcatatacatacatgtgtatatgtgtatatatatatatatatatatatatatatatatatacacacgtcagtaatctctctctgtctcctctgcccTACATAATCTCCCTCTGTTCTTTCATCTGCAGAGCTAATTTATAAGGAAGTGAGTGAATTGGAGTGGACAAAAAATGGAGTGATAAGAGGCCAGCCACCTCCTTTAGGTGAGTAATCATAACGAGGAGGATGAATTACATTGGGTCAgtaccatttttatttataagagACACATGATGGCTACCATTATTTCAACAATAatgtaaaggtccagtatgtataAAGTAGTCACATCTAAAGGTGAGACTGAAGATTTGAGGATCTACAGGAACTACAGATGCCTTCACGTGCCAggaaagctgttgtttttggtATGCACAGTAAGCTTCTGTTTCAAAACACGGGATGCATGTTGTGGCTGGAGTAAAGTCATACGATGTTGTCTATTGCACTCGGAGAGAACAGAATGTCAGAATAGGATTTTCTCTggggaatgaaaaaaatatgcagCTTaattttcatccatccattttctaccactttatcctctacagGGAAGGTCACGGGGGGTGatgtgctaatcccagctgatttagggcgataggcgggatcacaccctggacagtttgccactccattgcagggccacatatagaaacaaacaaaccattcactctcacattcacacttaaggtcaatttacctaatccccatattgcatgtttttagactatgggaggaagccaaagaaaccagagaaaacccacacgcaCAAGGagagaacattcaaactccatgcagaaaggcattAACTGTTTGTTAATTGTACGTCAACTTGTTCAGGTCCTCCCTATTTTGTCTAATTATAAAATTATAGTCAACCTACTTCAATTAAACCACAACATATTTCTAATCTCTTTAAATTATTGCTACTATTAATACCTATCACCCAGTTTAAATGAATCTCGTCTTTTCTTAGTCTGCAAACGACCAAAATAGCACTTATGTGGAATTAAAAATTCAAAGCATTGCTGATGTGCATCTGTGTCTCTTCGGATAGCATCGGAATCCTGTGTATTTCAATGAAACATATGCGTTTCCATGTGTTTTTCGCAGCACAGGTGCAGCAGTGATCGATAGCCCCCCTCAGCccacgtcctcctcctcctcttcggcCAACGATGTCTCGTCCATGTCTACGGAGCCCACGGACCCCTGCAGTGACCCCACCATGACCTCTGAAACAGACAGCAGTTTGGACGGCCATACTTCTCTGGGTGCTCTGGCCTGTTGTAGATAACAAacacataccacacacacacacacacacaaacacaaacacacatacacaaacacaaacaaacctttcTTCATCAGAGCATATGATGAGACAGGGTTCTGGCCAAtggaacatttttaatgttagtTTGTAGAGCATCGCTTTTAatgtacagtttgtttttatttctcctccCTCTTTACGGCTGTAAATGACTGTGGTTtgaaattgtattattattattactgtatttttGCTGCAAAGATCTGTGATGTATGTTATGAAAGAGAGGGCTTTGAGTGTACTTTACATTTGCTGTTTTTAGCTACTGCTGTTAGCGCTGCAATATTACGTTGAGTATATTTTTTGGAATTGTTcatttggcattttttttgtatgatttttGGGACATTTGAATGAATCTACACCAGTTTTTCAAAAGTAGACTAtagcacatttttatctttggTCCTAATGCAAAtagatggttttattttgacatcagTTCTCATCTTTCTTGTAGAAAGCATCCAAAATTAACTTATTTCTTAGTATTATGTCATAACTGATTGTGTGTATCTTGACAAGCAGACAAATGGCCTGTTGCCCTGAtacattatttctttcttttttttatgataacgTACTGTatttcaaattatttatttacttcagtTGGAATTATaggtgatggtgatggcagAATGGGGTGAATGTACGTCAACAGAAATGTGGTATTGTAAAGGAGCCAGTGATTACCGTTAGCGCTGTAACAACTTAATATTTTTAACAACCACGCTAACATAAGAGAACTTTATTTGGGGTCTAAATGAATCACTTTGACCTTTTGGCAGGTTCTCTCAGATATTATTGTTAGCTGTCGGATATTCAAGATATTTCATTTAAGTGCTCTTACTCAGTTCAGTGATTTTCAGCCCTCCCTCCGTGGCAGATGCAACTCGCGTCTGTGGTGCGTCTTTGAGTTCTACCTcacatgttacacacacatacacacatggaaCACATCAtttgaaagaaatgtgaaaaaaaaaatccctgtattttgtgttatttatgtatttatttcaagcTAGGAGGCATCTATTGTTTGTAATGTACATTTCATTCAGAAGTACTATTTATATGCAtcttgttctattttttttctcgtTTTCTGTGCAATATAATTCATAGATTAGTATACTTGGTAATCGATCTGTACACTTTAATGTAGATGTATGCATTTTTCTGAGAATCAGGAAACAGGCATTTGCTACCTGCCATGATAACCTTTGGATGTAACTGATGGCTCAAATTTGCCCTGTTCAAGGTTGGGCAGTCCAGGCAGTAACCCCGAGCATCATCTCCCAGAATGCTCTTTGGGGAATGTGACGCATGTCCTGACCCTTTCTGTATcacatttctgaaaaaaaaaaagaaaaaaaaaaagtggcttccTGTCGTTGAGGTTGTTCTCTCCCCTCCATCTTCTCAAAACTAGAAAAGTTAGAATAGACTACGCATGAGTTTTCTCAGCGCAAATCTGGgttttagtgcatgtacattaagaaggaaagaaagaaaagccatTCAGCACTATGGGGATGATGTTGCAGTCTTCTGATGAGTTAGCCAAATACTGAGCGCAAAGAATAAATCTGTTGTTGTGTCTATAGTAAGGCCCAATGTCTGTATGTTAGCCTTTGGATTTGAAACTGCCTCACTGACGGATCAGTTATCTACATCCGAAATGGAAACTGTCTCCGATACGTACAACTCAAGCAAATAAAAGAGTTGAATTTTAAAGTCTCATATCATTCTACCTTTTGGGTATCAAGAGTTCTACGAGAGCTTTCAAAAGTGTGAGCTCTTAACAGACGATGTATAAGAAAAGTACCTCATATCATTAGTAAGGGTTTTTCTGGTATCTTACACAGGAATTTAGTCAATAAATAATCACCTACATGACCTATGGAATATAATTGCTAGGAAGTTTGTGGAATGATAAAATGAGAAGTGCTCGGTCCAGAGGAGTTCTCGTTTGGCACTGGCATTGGTCAGTGTAGGCACAAGATGTCAAATGTCAAGTAGTACTGCACTAGAGGTATTTGGTCTTGAAAGCTTTGGgctggctggtcttcccagAAATGAAGCCCTTCCTCCTCTGATAGACCAGATGATGGCAGGTTGATCTGGTTTAGTTGGTCCGTGTTGCTCCTGTAGTAAGGTCTCCAAGAGTTTTGAAGAACTCTTCCATCTCTTGCTGAAGGAGAGTGTTTCGGTTCTCTGCATCTTGATGTGCCCGCTCCGAGTTCCTGAGTCGGATCTCCAGCATGTggaacttcttcttctcttggtCCAGCTCCTCTTCAAGGCGGTTAACCTGGGCCTGGTACGTAGAACAGGACTCCTCCAGCctcaaagaaaggaaaaggagaggtcataaataatacatcattctggctttaatttgtttttgacagGAATGAAAAACGGACTTGTTCTTACTTGCGAATGCAGCTTTCGTTATTCATCCTCTGTTTCTTCAGTTCCTGTTTGAGCTGGAGGAGCATGTCGGTGACGTCTTCATCATCTGCCCCTGCAGTATCATCCTCAGTGCCACTTCCACTGTGATCCACTGTGACGGTATCTGTACTGTCCCTAACCTCTGTGAGGTTTTCTTGACTTTGCCCTACTTTAACTGCCTTATCGCTTTCCTCTGGTTCGGCAAGTGAGATCTCAACGGACGACCAGATTGAGGAGGTGTCAGCAGGCAGGCTGAGACTGGAGGGGGCAACATTGTCGTAGGCAGACAGTCTGTGGGACTGGTGGAAGGCTCTGTGAGAAAGGGACATTCGAGAGGAGTCTTCTTCAGAGTCTCTCTGTGAGTCTTTAAGTGAGAGTGTGGTCTCTTTAAGGGAGAGGGTTGAATCCTTCAGAGACAGTGTTGAGTCTTTCAGTCTTTCGCCAGATGAAGTGGTGCGCCTGTGAGCTCGGAGGGATGACAGGCCATTCATCAGCCAGTTGCTCCCACCAGCTGCTGACACATCCCCTGCCGATCCCCCTATTTTTCCCCTTGTCCCCCCAGATGCTGCACTGCCCTTGAAGGAGCACCTCCACGGGGGGAGCGCTTTAGACTGTTTGCTGGGACTAACAGCTGCTTCACTCCCAATTTTCCCTTCAGTTTTGCTATCTgctttttcttccactttctcCCCTGTCTTACCTCTACTCCTCCCCTCAACCTGACCATCCTCACCCTCCTGTAATGCTGTAATTGGACTTGATGTAATTGGCTTATTGTCTAGGGAAGGGGTTGAAGATTGGAGTTTCTCCTTCGGGCTTTTGGCTCTTGTGCCTGAGGAGGGTGTTGGGTCACTATCTTCTTGTGAGAGCCACTCCACTTTGCACTTTTGGACAGGAATCTGTTGTTGTGGGGAGATCTTGGTCTCTGTTTCCTGCTCTTCACGTTGGTAAAGTCGAGAGTATTCGCTGATAAGCACGGTCATTAGGTGCTGCACCtgtgaacttcctgtttacgATGACAAAATTCAAGGAATTATACACTTGTTAGAATATTTTGCCCCTAAAcccagttttgttttgattacagATTTGGTTGCAGATGAACGTTGACATTATCACTGACCTTCCATCATGGTGACAGGATCCTCCACCCTGGGCCGAAGGATGTTGGGTCCAAACACAGTGGCGAGATTCTGAACACTCATCTTGTTCTCATTGGCGTGAGACTGAACCTCGTCCAGAAACCTGAGCCCACAAGTACCCATGTGTGAACACTTCATGCTGTATTTTCCACGTATAATGCTCAGCAACAACAGATGTTTAAACCCTCTTGCATGTTGTTCAAACTTGGGAAAAAGCAGGACTGAGTCACACCTCTGTCTGGTGTGTGGGCTCAGCTCAtctcattatcatcatcattatataAAAGATGCTACAGAGTGAACTAAACTGCCTGATGACGAGGACACATTGGTGAGCTAAGCTCAAATACTTGGAGGTGTTTACATACCTGCAGATATATTTAAGGAGGTTGTGGTTGACCTGAGGAAGGGATTTCACCTGTTTGCCAAGCTCTGTGATACCCTTTAACAAGAGAAAAGTGTTACTCCCAtgctaaacatttttttaaatgaatatgcAGTGTGAAAAGTACGTTTTATGTTACCATTTCTTTGTCCTTGTTAAGTATCTGAGCACAAGACAGAAACTGAGTGTATTTGGAGAATGGAATTATAGGCTCTGGAAGCTCCCGTATGTACAGTTTTAACAGGGATGCCACTGTGTGGACATCTGTAGTactgtaagagagagagagtgcacaTATAGAGTAATAATATCTGGCACAGATTGAAGTTGGGGCaacataaatgaaacaaaagctCCCCCCCGTCTCACCTGTCAAACACTGGCTTCTCACCACGGTCAAATGCGTCCTGCAGCTCTCGGACATGATTGGTCTGTCCAGGAGCCCTGAAAAGGCCCTCCTCCTCAAGCCCGTGTTCCcgaatgaaacacacacactgttcaacCAGCACTGGGACTGAACGCTGTGGGCCACACTGGGCCTCGTACAACATCGTCTCCTCAAGGTGCTGCCCAAAGACTCCTAAAtgcaaacaacacagaaattGAATACCAATCCGGGCATTAGTGGTTTTTTAATGTATGTAGACTTGCATGTGTGTTAGAACAccatactgtgtgtgtctgcataaCCTTAAAGAACCAAACCTCCTCCAAGCGGAGCCCATATGACTCTACGTATGGCTCTGACCCAATCTTCCATGTCGCTCTGAGAGTTGGCCATCAGCAGGAATGATTCATGGCTTATCCCTGTTCGATCCTTTTCCCCAGCCCCTCCTGAAAGCACAACcatactttatttaaataatccaACTACaggacaaaatgacaaacacttcTACAAGACAACTGTTGTACAGAAGCAATATCGTCTTTGCAAGTTGCGTTGGTGATCATCACGTACTGTAAATAGCATCAACCATATTAGCTCAAGCCTCCCCACAAAGTACAAAGACACAGCTGCACAGCTCTGTTCCTCCTTCCTCTGGATACACACAGCGTGATACTTTCCGGTTTGACATTTTagtttgacatttcattttattttacttcagcTTTGATTACACATTGTGAAGCTCAGTCCCTTAATGGGACTTTGTAAATGATTTAATACACCAAAAAGGGGCAGCACTGTTAAATTTGTAAGAGCAAGTGGTTTGGTGTGTGATATAAAAAAGATTTTTCCATCTCTACTGATGAGGCTGCAGGTGCCTCGCAGTGTAGTGTATTTATCAGTAGCTGCATTCACAACAGTAAACCTGGAACTGCTGGAAATAAAATGACCAAGAAAGACAATGTGTTCCCTGTGGACACCAGTAACCGCATGCACACTCTTCTTTCTGTACAGGGCCTTTTTCTCTGTTcctgttctctttctctctctgttagtTCAGACTATTTTAAAAGACCACGTCGGTGTATTtgtgaaaacaggaaatgtgtgaATTAATGTGTGTTAATCATTCAGCTGTAGAAACTTTATGAAGAATCTGTTGGTCAACCTAAAGCTGTCAAGAGCAGAATTGTAGAAACGAATGAGGTCATTGCACCATGACTAGCAATTGCATCCTTTCTGCTGTTCTGCAAACAGTATGTATATCCTCTGACTCATATGCAGCTATTGATTAACTTCTGTCTTTCATGAATCATTGCAAGATTTACTAAAATAACTGCGTATGAATAATATAATCTCACATTCAAGCCACGCAGAAACAGCAAACCTGACATTGAGTTAAAATGTTGTGATCTTAAACAATTCCAGGTTATATCACAAACAGCCAAGTGTCAGGTAAAGCTATGTCTGATATTCTCAGCTTCTGGATCCAGCTTTGATCTTGATTAAgcaaaaacctttaaaatgtgtggGATGTAATATCATTCTACATTAGCTAGACTACTTCAGGATTTAGTGACGcatataaatttaaataaaagcttAAAGTGAGCCAAGTGTTTGGCAGTCAGCACTTAACAAATGCTTCAGCATCCCTTTGAACAAGACTTATTTGTTGACTTCCCTCCACACAGCTGAGTTGTCTCCACGCCAACTCACCTGGAACGATTTCAAAAAGGTGGCGACCAGGCTCGTCCTGACTGGCCGGTAACTCGTTGACCTGACTGCCCTGCAGAGGAATACAACCCTGTCGCAGAAAGGAGAGGAAGGCTTGAGACAGACGTACAGACAGACTGACTAACAGACAGGCAAGCatgacagcaacaacagcagtgaCTGGCCAAGTCAATTAATGGTTCTGGACATGGACGTGTAATGCAAGTTAATCATTAGGGTTCTGAGCACTATGGGCTCTGGGCATCTGTccagcagaaaaaaagcaatgatggatggagggatgactCAGGGAaacatctcttcttcttctagcCCTCTGCCACTTCCTGATGTGTTTGCATTTATGATAAAGCATAGAGAGGGTGAAAGTTCACCTACTAAGTACAACAGAACCACAGGGCAGCCACATTatcggtgtgtgtgtcagagcaaTAAGCACACATTATGGCTTTAATGGAGATTAGGGACATAAAGAGGTTTTGTCTGTGAAAGTTCTCAGTCGTACGGGTCATCGTCTGATAAAGGCTTATTGTAGGAAAGATGAATGGATACGTATGCAGCTATAATAATATGAACATATGCATATCCAGCTTTTCTGGTTTCCTGGGAGAGGACAACACGAAAGTAAggatatactgaatagccactagggggctaggaagtgaaaatgtgaaaaactcTCACTTAAATGGTGACATCAGTAAACATCCATTAAATCCTAAGgatttaatggtctcaatcactagtttcaggtctttctcaatagcacatgatgccaaatttgtaaatgatgttcccatttagaggaaaatagatgataaatgatggcacatatgagtgaaCACCGGTGTGGCTGACAGCTGGAATTGACCAGTAGGTGCCTTGTTGCACGTAACGTCTGTCAATGGTCAAATCAAGAATCTCGTGTCACCACTTGAATTTGACacaaaatatataaagaaaagtATGTGCAGCTCTAAAAACCATGGTCCCACAACAAGTGATGTGCTTGATTTCACACTGTCATCCTGATTTAAAAGAGTCAATAAGCTATTTTCAGATTTGGATAACACACAAAGTGGCCCTGGGgcaatataatacaataaattcATGAAGCTTGACTATGTATCAGGCTATCGGCTAGAATTGATTTGAGTGCAGAGAAATGCAGCCATCTGGGGCAGTAAATGAAATCAGATATCTGTCTTGtatattaaatatgtgttttttttgtgcatgtcaCCTGTGCCTTGGTTTCATCCTGGTCCTTGTAGAAATACAGCGCTTCGGTCCTCAGGACAAACCAACGCAGCTGCCAGTTTTTCATGATGCTACGCTGCCTCTTCAGCCAGCCAACCTTCAGTGCCTTCTCCTGATCCAGGGGCGAGCAGGGCCTGGACACTCGAGACAGCTCTCCAAGCACCATGCTCTTGGATCGTGCTGCATGAAGACACACAGACTGTTTTAATATGGTGAGAGGAACAATCTTTtgagctgaaaaacaaagagagtggGAGTGATGAGGAAATAGATAAAGGGACAGACAATTAAGCAGAGACAGGGGGAATtacttatttgttgttgtttatcagATGTTCTGAATATCCACCCAAATGCAGTCCACAATGATCATTTCCAAAATTGTCCCTCGGGGCAAACTAAGCCCACAGGCTCAACCATGCATTCCAGATTTCCTATTTAGTAAATTTACCAAGTTATAGCCTCCATTTTGTAGAAAAGACAGGCACTGCATTGCTTTGTGTTTCAGCTATTAATGATAACATTGCTGATGTCCACTTTAATTGAAATACAGTGATTATATTAGCTCCAGGTAGTGCTTTAACAGCAATAGACTTGATTACTATATATTAGCAGCTATATGGCAAACGTATAGAATAGAAACAGCAACAAAAGCTTGCATCCCCATATGTAATCAGgacaggaaagagagagggagagtgataaacacaaagcagaggagagagaaatcaatgaagttttttttctgttaattgCATCTTGCTTTCTGCTGAGGACAGCAGTCAAGGCACAGTATCTGTAAAGGCCTACTCTGaaatttctctctgtttctctgccctggttccctctctctttcttatcAGCTCTCTTCTAGGGACTTCTCATTTCATTCCTGCCCTTTCTGGGTGCCCTTCATTTGCAGAGTCATGATTGCTGGGAGGGGAGAGAACTGGAGACCACGTGAAGCAGTCATCAACAAATCTGTATGCTGACAGCAGAAGCAGACAGAGCAGAATCTATAAATACAGCGCATGCGGCCACGTTgtgctcatatttttttttttttaaaaaaagaagcatcagACACCTCAGAGAGGAACTGTTTCTTTATATACAGTTTGCAAGGAAGTGAGTATCATCTCAtttgtaattaaataatgaacacATCTGCTATGATATACATTACTAATGAGCTGTTATACGTACAAGGTTATTACAGATAATGAAAAGTATTATTCAGAAAATTTACTGGGTAAGTTAGAGGTCCACTGACATCTGCAGTTTGTAATGGTGGACACCTGCTTGCCCCTCATTGTCCCAAATACATCAGAAAACCACATTGGCCTTTGTATACCAGAAAAGAgagttgtgtttctttgtttaaacAGTAATCTCTTGCTGTTTTAGTACCTAAATATTGTTAACAAATTTCCATGCCATGGTTTATTACATAACATTTTAGAAATTTCATATACAGTAATGTGCAAAAGTCACCAGTAGATTTGTTGTTTGTAGCAATGCTATACTGACTATGCAGTACAATTATTGTtcaatgacaaagaaaacaacactttttaaaggaaaaaaaacagcttctaaAGTGTTGCATGACCCCGACTCTCTTTTAGTTTTGAGAGACCAATGTTATTGGTAAACTATTCATATCAAcgaatatctgctgtgaaaaatgtttactACACCAGGTTTATTAAACACATGTTGTAGTTCCACTGATTGCtgatttgacagacataaacacaacaaagctgctggtgccctgagacttttgcacagtactgtactgtaaacgAAAATCTGTAATGACAGTGgcaatatatttaaaaaaagaaatacatatagttgaggaaaaacaaggtttttcttttgaaaagtAGTGCAGTAGATGTTTAGAGCAAAGCATTCAGCTGAAATAAGTCAAGTCCTGTACCACAAATTTGTTCTGGCATCTGAGATCATTCCACTTAGGCATTAAAATGGTCCCAGTTGGTGTGATGCCAtattagaataataatgattatttatgaTGCATATCGTTGTATTGCCTCTTGGAACACAGTGATATCCCTGCACTGTACAAAATAGGATGGAACATCAAAACCTATAcagttcacattttcacatgagCAAATCCCTATTATTGATTCAAATGTACTAATGATGTTATTCTTCAACCAAACAGATAATGGAGGAAAAAGCCTTAACCACAGCTAATTACCCAGTTTGACCAGTGACATCAATGAGACACCACACACCGCATAACTGCTCAGGAGTCGAGTCTGATA is part of the Solea senegalensis isolate Sse05_10M linkage group LG15, IFAPA_SoseM_1, whole genome shotgun sequence genome and harbors:
- the arhgap22 gene encoding rho GTPase-activating protein 22 isoform X1, whose amino-acid sequence is MASNSRMPVLISCRLSESVPVSIPQTHITDGFAAMIPARSPLTSNKPKDLSARSKSMVLGELSRVSRPCSPLDQEKALKVGWLKRQRSIMKNWQLRWFVLRTEALYFYKDQDETKAQGCIPLQGSQVNELPASQDEPGRHLFEIVPGGAGEKDRTGISHESFLLMANSQSDMEDWVRAIRRVIWAPLGGGVFGQHLEETMLYEAQCGPQRSVPVLVEQCVCFIREHGLEEEGLFRAPGQTNHVRELQDAFDRGEKPVFDSTTDVHTVASLLKLYIRELPEPIIPFSKYTQFLSCAQILNKDKEMGITELGKQVKSLPQVNHNLLKYICRFLDEVQSHANENKMSVQNLATVFGPNILRPRVEDPVTMMEGSSQVQHLMTVLISEYSRLYQREEQETETKISPQQQIPVQKCKVEWLSQEDSDPTPSSGTRAKSPKEKLQSSTPSLDNKPITSSPITALQEGEDGQVEGRSRGKTGEKVEEKADSKTEGKIGSEAAVSPSKQSKALPPWRCSFKGSAASGGTRGKIGGSAGDVSAAGGSNWLMNGLSSLRAHRRTTSSGERLKDSTLSLKDSTLSLKETTLSLKDSQRDSEEDSSRMSLSHRAFHQSHRLSAYDNVAPSSLSLPADTSSIWSSVEISLAEPEESDKAVKVGQSQENLTEVRDSTDTVTVDHSGSGTEDDTAGADDEDVTDMLLQLKQELKKQRMNNESCIRKLEESCSTYQAQVNRLEEELDQEKKKFHMLEIRLRNSERAHQDAENRNTLLQQEMEEFFKTLGDLTTGATRTN
- the arhgap22 gene encoding rho GTPase-activating protein 22 isoform X3, coding for MIPARSPLTSNKPKDLSARSKSMVLGELSRVSRPCSPLDQEKALKVGWLKRQRSIMKNWQLRWFVLRTEALYFYKDQDETKAQGCIPLQGSQVNELPASQDEPGRHLFEIVPGGAGEKDRTGISHESFLLMANSQSDMEDWVRAIRRVIWAPLGGGVFGQHLEETMLYEAQCGPQRSVPVLVEQCVCFIREHGLEEEGLFRAPGQTNHVRELQDAFDRGEKPVFDSTTDVHTVASLLKLYIRELPEPIIPFSKYTQFLSCAQILNKDKEMGITELGKQVKSLPQVNHNLLKYICRFLDEVQSHANENKMSVQNLATVFGPNILRPRVEDPVTMMEGSSQVQHLMTVLISEYSRLYQREEQETETKISPQQQIPVQKCKVEWLSQEDSDPTPSSGTRAKSPKEKLQSSTPSLDNKPITSSPITALQEGEDGQVEGRSRGKTGEKVEEKADSKTEGKIGSEAAVSPSKQSKALPPWRCSFKGSAASGGTRGKIGGSAGDVSAAGGSNWLMNGLSSLRAHRRTTSSGERLKDSTLSLKDSTLSLKETTLSLKDSQRDSEEDSSRMSLSHRAFHQSHRLSAYDNVAPSSLSLPADTSSIWSSVEISLAEPEESDKAVKVGQSQENLTEVRDSTDTVTVDHSGSGTEDDTAGADDEDVTDMLLQLKQELKKQRMNNESCIRKLEESCSTYQAQVNRLEEELDQEKKKFHMLEIRLRNSERAHQDAENRNTLLQQEMEEFFKTLGDLTTGATRTN
- the arhgap22 gene encoding rho GTPase-activating protein 22 isoform X5 is translated as MVLGELSRVSRPCSPLDQEKALKVGWLKRQRSIMKNWQLRWFVLRTEALYFYKDQDETKAQGCIPLQGSQVNELPASQDEPGRHLFEIVPGGAGEKDRTGISHESFLLMANSQSDMEDWVRAIRRVIWAPLGGGVFGQHLEETMLYEAQCGPQRSVPVLVEQCVCFIREHGLEEEGLFRAPGQTNHVRELQDAFDRGEKPVFDSTTDVHTVASLLKLYIRELPEPIIPFSKYTQFLSCAQILNKDKEMGITELGKQVKSLPQVNHNLLKYICRFLDEVQSHANENKMSVQNLATVFGPNILRPRVEDPVTMMEGSSQVQHLMTVLISEYSRLYQREEQETETKISPQQQIPVQKCKVEWLSQEDSDPTPSSGTRAKSPKEKLQSSTPSLDNKPITSSPITALQEGEDGQVEGRSRGKTGEKVEEKADSKTEGKIGSEAAVSPSKQSKALPPWRCSFKGSAASGGTRGKIGGSAGDVSAAGGSNWLMNGLSSLRAHRRTTSSGERLKDSTLSLKDSTLSLKETTLSLKDSQRDSEEDSSRMSLSHRAFHQSHRLSAYDNVAPSSLSLPADTSSIWSSVEISLAEPEESDKAVKVGQSQENLTEVRDSTDTVTVDHSGSGTEDDTAGADDEDVTDMLLQLKQELKKQRMNNESCIRKLEESCSTYQAQVNRLEEELDQEKKKFHMLEIRLRNSERAHQDAENRNTLLQQEMEEFFKTLGDLTTGATRTN
- the arhgap22 gene encoding rho GTPase-activating protein 22 isoform X4 encodes the protein MLSPKIKQARRARSKSMVLGELSRVSRPCSPLDQEKALKVGWLKRQRSIMKNWQLRWFVLRTEALYFYKDQDETKAQGCIPLQGSQVNELPASQDEPGRHLFEIVPGGAGEKDRTGISHESFLLMANSQSDMEDWVRAIRRVIWAPLGGGVFGQHLEETMLYEAQCGPQRSVPVLVEQCVCFIREHGLEEEGLFRAPGQTNHVRELQDAFDRGEKPVFDSTTDVHTVASLLKLYIRELPEPIIPFSKYTQFLSCAQILNKDKEMGITELGKQVKSLPQVNHNLLKYICRFLDEVQSHANENKMSVQNLATVFGPNILRPRVEDPVTMMEGSSQVQHLMTVLISEYSRLYQREEQETETKISPQQQIPVQKCKVEWLSQEDSDPTPSSGTRAKSPKEKLQSSTPSLDNKPITSSPITALQEGEDGQVEGRSRGKTGEKVEEKADSKTEGKIGSEAAVSPSKQSKALPPWRCSFKGSAASGGTRGKIGGSAGDVSAAGGSNWLMNGLSSLRAHRRTTSSGERLKDSTLSLKDSTLSLKETTLSLKDSQRDSEEDSSRMSLSHRAFHQSHRLSAYDNVAPSSLSLPADTSSIWSSVEISLAEPEESDKAVKVGQSQENLTEVRDSTDTVTVDHSGSGTEDDTAGADDEDVTDMLLQLKQELKKQRMNNESCIRKLEESCSTYQAQVNRLEEELDQEKKKFHMLEIRLRNSERAHQDAENRNTLLQQEMEEFFKTLGDLTTGATRTN